The window TTCACCAAAGATTGGACCTGAGATCACGCTAATTTTATTCGTCGTATCAAGCGTCAGGTCTTTCACCCAATCTTCCAAGGCCAACCATTCGTCTTGGTTAAAATTCTCATGCTGTAATGATGCATTGGAATAGAAAAAAGTATCATCTGAGGCAAGTTTTGCCTCTCGGGCTGATTCTCCCCAAGCTGCTGAAGAGCGACGAGCCAGATGCCCCCGATCCCAAGGATTTGAGAAGTAGTAATCGTTATTTAGCTGATTTTCAGCACCTATCCGGGTATCAATACGCCAATCATTTGAGCGGCTAACGCCCTTGATCTTGCTTTGATCAATATTGAGTGCCGCAAATAAGGGCGTTCGCAGCTGCTGATTCATCGCAATGGTGTAGTTGTAGTACTGAGCATAAATGCCGTCTAGCAACTCTGGTTTCTCTAGGACAAACCCAATTAAACTGGGTGAGAATTCAGGTAATGGCACTGTTTGGCCCAAAAAATCGGGATCGTAACCTACCATAACGACCTCCATATCCTTGACTCAGAAAATGTTGCAACTATAGCGGTGTGCATTCGGATAAAGCACACCCTGGACCCCAAACTCTGCCCCGCCAGATGTGCTGAATTTAATTGCACAAGACGATAACTAACCGAACGAAACCCCTTGTAGATTTCACTGATACAGAAAGCTTTCTGTTATCCAGATCGAAATCGCAGCAAAACTTCAAACTCCGTGGCAATTGTGATAACGGCCCTCTCATCAAGCGTTTCTATTCATCCTTGTGCCTACTGCTATAGCCTTGTTCAGTTGAGTCCAGTACATCTGGGTCAAGACAGGGTCTAGGGTTTGGGGTCTAGGGTGTGCTTGATTAGCCTGCATACTGTTATACGCAGAAGCAAGTTACATCCTTTTGTCTTTTGCTACAGGGATGACCTGAGGCTGTAAAGCAGAAATTTAGCCGACCGCTGAAATGTTTTAACTAAGGCGTTTACGGCGTAATTTACGTGGATTTGCTCGTTAATAGTCGATTCCGATTAGAAGTTCTCTGAGTACCATCATATTTGTTCAAAGCGTTGGCCAATCGTTCAATATCCTGTGGCGACATACCCTCATGGACAGGCAGATACAATAATTGCTGAAAGATTTGCTTGGCTGCTACCGGATACAATTCAGGGCAATTCGCTGGCGGATCAAGAACGTATAGGCTTGACCCACCCTGGGTAGCATCAAAGCCTTGGCGCCATAAAGAGTGCATCAATTGTTCTGGAGAGTCGCAGAGAATCGGAAAAACCCAGTGAGTATGGTCACAGGCTCGACTGCCTGGTCGCCTGATGCTAGATGTCAGTCTTATCAACTGCTCCGCCAGGTCTATACGCGCAACAATTCTGCCCGGATCAAATCGCGTAAGCCGACGCTCTAAAAGCAATAGCAGAGCAGAAGAAGGCCTTTGTCGAATTTGTGTGAAGAACTTATTGCCTGGAAATCCTCGGACGATGTTGCCAATCAGACGATCGTGATTCATGTTGAAGGCAGAACATGCCCCGACAAAAACACGGTAAGTAGCGCGGTAAGAAAGCGCCATTAGCAAAGCATATTTACAAATTCGGACTAGAAACCACAGACGACTGTGTATGGGCCAACGATTCTGATATGCGCACACCGCATTCCGAAGAAGAGTATCGCGAAACTGTAGAATGCCTCCGGCCAGGGCTGTCGAAGTTTTAATAGGGCCAAAGCTAAACATCGTGACATCGCTCTGAGGATGCCCCCGATACTGATGACCCGCATAAGCTTGGGCACAGTCTTCAATGACGATAAGGTTGTGCAGTTGGGCAACACGCAGTATCGGTTCCATAGGCATATGGCTACCAAACAAGTGAGCGACGAGGATCGCTTTCGTGCGTGGTGTCACTGCTTTTGCCATAGACTCAGACCGCACAGCCAGCTGCGTGCAGTCTAGGTCAATCGGCACAGGAACAAGACCATGGGCCTCAATAATGCGTGTCATGCCATGAATGGTGATGGCTGACACCAAAATTTCAGTTTCAGGCTCGAAGTCGAATACTTGCAGGAGTGCATCGAAGCCACTCCGGACTGATAGGCAGGCAAGACTGGCCCTTTCCTGAGACCATAACCGCTCAAGTCGCCGCTCAATCACCCGGCGACTCTCTAGCTGTAAACAACCTTTAATGCCAAACAGAAGATCTGCCCAAGCAATGTCAAGACGTTTTCGGGGAATCACGGGCTAACGGTTTTGTTTGGACTCAGCCTGTCTCACAATCAACACAATCCCACAAACCCTCGCTTAGGCCTCTAACACCCGAACACGAGCAAATTTTAATCCGGTTACTCCCTGAAGCGGTTCGACCGAGCCTTGTTCAACCTCAATGCCAATCCAGCCTTCTCGTTGCAGATAGCGCAGATATTCTTGGTATTCTTGCCACTCTTGATTGGTGGAATACACCAGCGTCAAGCAGCCGGGTTGCGTAATCCGCTCCTGGGTCTTAGAGTCTAAGGCTTTGTCGATGCGCTTTTTCACAATTTCATACCGCGTGTCGCGGGTGCCTCGAACATCGAACAGGCGCTCGGTGTTCTCGTCGTGGGTAATATCCACCGTCGAGTCTTGTACCAGCACCAGGTGGGTGATTTCCATGTCTGTTTGATGCTCGGCTTTCAGTCGGAAGCTGGTACGCGCACAGTCACACATGGCCCGCAGTTGCTCGTAGCGCAGACTGCGCAAGTGAAAGTCTGTGAAGGTGCTGTCGATCGCCTGCCCCGCATAGATCATATGGTCAATGCCATCGGTGGTTTCAATGTCACAATAGTGGCGGGTTACCGTTTGCAGGGTACGCTGCCAACGGTGCCAGGTATCTCGCAGTGATTGGTTAATGGTTTGCACCGTTTGGTCGTATACAGCACGCGCAGCATAAATGCAGCCCTGTTCTGGATCTTGAGCTGCCTGGTAAGCTGCGATCGCGGCTTCAGCAGGTTCTCCACAGGTGCGAAAAAAGTCGAAATGCGCTTCCAGATTTTCTCGCAAATATCGCAGTAACGTGACTTCTGCATCCACCGTCACCCGCTGCTGCAGCTGCTCCATATGGGCTAGCAAGTCAGCCCGAAACTGATGGGCAAAGGCAGTATCCACCGCCGTACACACCGCCTCTGCGACAGCCAGCCCCAGCTGAAACTGCGTCAACAAATCCTTCTGGATGGCTCGGTTACGCTCATGGGAAGAGCCGCGAATATCCGAAATGCCATAGAGGGGATACACCTCATTGAAGACTATCGGCTCCGGCGGCAATCCCAAGCTCCGGCGTTCAGCTTCTTCTTCAAAGCGCCAGCGTACTGATTCATGAATGTTGGTTAATCGTTCGTTCACCGTGTGCCGCATGGCGATCGTCAGGGCAGGCACCAAGGTTCTGGCATGGTGTTCATCAATAGTGTCAAAGGCGTCATACTGATCACTCATGACGGCTAATAGCCCCAACAGTTGGGAAGAGGCTTTGAGGCGGGTCGACTTCACCACTAATGGCAGCACTAATAGCGACTTGACTCCCCGCTCCCTCAACAGGATCTCAAGATTCTCTGGACACTGATGGAGCAGGTCTTGCATGTTGAGCACGGTGCCGCGATACGCAGCCTGAAATAGCGGTGATTCCTGCAGTGATTGAACCGATAGGAGATGAACCGCCCAATCCGGGCTGTCTAAATCCAGATACACCGTTGCCGTATCGGCCTCTGCAGTCAGAATCAGGCTGTCGGTCGCGCGAAACAGGCGTTTGAGCAGGTGATTAGCTTGCCGAAAGCGATGGGGTTGCAAAATCGATTCTCGATCCAACAAGAGATGGACGAGCCGCTGCGCAACTTCGCGATCGGTCACATCCATTCCTTCCAACAAAATGGTGCCGCTGGCCTGGTAGGTTTGAGGGTTTAGAAGCTGCAGCACCGTCTGTAATGGGGCCTGTGGGTCATTAATTTGTTGCATGACCGACGCAGCATCCGGGGTCCCCGACCAACAAGCATCCAACGCTGATTCCACAGCTGGGGCAAGGGAAACCAAACGAATGCGATCGCTACTCACCGAAAACTCGACAAACCGGGCGCGATCTTCTTCTAACGGCTTGACTGACAGAATCAGCGGCTCGTGGAGCCAACGTGAGGAGAGTAAGTCAGTGCGATTGTATCGGGTCGTCAAAATCGCGTTCAGGACATGACGGCGGACACGCTCACGAACGAATTGTTGGTCATCGGGTTCCAGACGATGCAAGACGGCGTCCCCTAACGTTGGCGGGGTCCCTGTCATGCCGACTAGTTTACGGAAGCGATCGCTGACCCACTCAATACGATGATCGCGAAGATTTACCACCGCTACCAGCAAACGGCTATAACGCTCGATTACCGGCCACCAGGCCGGAACATCGGGTTCAGAAGGGTGTTGAGAGATCTCTCCGACCGCTTGCTCGGTTGTCTCCAACACCTGATCGGTTTGTTTATAGGTCATTGCGGTATCCCTGTGCCCAGCCCAATGCGATCGCACCCACCCTAACCAAGACAGTCCTGTCGAGCGAAACCCTAGCCAATTGTTACTCCACGCACCTTGACTCATCTTGCCCGTTTGCCTAGCGTAAATTCATGGACATCTACCAGATCAACCTGAACAGGTAAGGGAGCCTTGTTCAGGCTTCTGTTAGGTGCCGACTGTCTTACCATCCGGACCTTACCTCCTGTGTCTGTACCGCAGAAGATGGGAACCCGTAATGAACCGTAAAATTCCCATTACCTGCAATACCACCACTGACAGCCACCCTTTAGAATAAAGATTCGAACTGACGGCTTTTAAAGGACAGTAATATTTCCGAAGAGTCTAGTAGCATTTTCTACTATTCTGCCTTGATTGGTCGTTCTACTGTGCAAAACTGCATGAAATTCACCTATGTTTGAAGCTCTTTCTGATCGTCTTGAAGGTGCCTGGAAAAAGCTCCGTGGCCAGGACAAAATTAGCGAAGCCAATATTCAGGAAGCTCTGCGAGAGGTTCGTCGGGCCTTGTTAGAGGCAGACGTAAATCTTCAAGTCGTTAAGACCTTCATTGCCGATGTGCAAGAAAAGGCCCAGGGAGCCGCAGTGGTTGCAGGGGTCGACCCGGGTCAACAGTTCATCAAAATCGTCAATGATGAGCTGGTTCATATCATGGGAGAAACCAACGCTCCCCTGGCCCAGGTAGAAAACGCCCCAACAGTTGTTCTGATGGCAGGTTTGCAGGGCACGGGTAAAACTACCGCCACCGCTAAACTGGCGCTGCATCTACGCAAAGAAAAACGATCAACCCTACTGGTCGCAACAGACGTCTATCGTCCTGCAGCCATTGATCAGCTTGTCACCCTGGGCAAACAAATCGATGTCCCCGTGTTTGAGATGGGTAGCGATGCTGACCCAGTAGAGATTGCCCGGCAGGGCATTGCGCACGCGAAGGCAGAAGGGGTAGACACCGTCATTGTGGATACAGCGGGTCGCCTGCAAATTGACCCAACGATGATGGCGGAGTTAGCCAATATTAAATCCGCCATCCAGCCCCATGAAGTTCTGCTGGTCGTTGACGCGATGACCGGTCAAGAAGCGGCTAATTTAACCCAGACTTTCCATGAGCAGATCGGCATTACAGGGGCCATTCTCACCAAAATGGATGGGGATGCTCGCGGGGGTGCAGCCCTCTCAGTTCGGCAGATTTCTGGCCAGCCCATTAAATTTATCGGGGTAGGTGAAAAAGTTGAAGCGCTACAGCCTTTCTATCCTGAACGCATGGCCTCCCGAATTTTGGGCATGGGCGATGTGCTCACCCTGGTAGAAAAAGCTCAAGAAGCCGTCGATATTGCCGATGCTGAGAAGCTTCAGAAGAAGATTCTGGAAGCGAAATTTGACTTCAATGACTTTCTGAAGCAAATGCGCCTCATGAAGAATATGGGGTCTCTCGGCGGCATCATGAAGCTGATTCCAGGGATGGCAGGCAAAATCTCTGACGATCAGCTCCAGCAGGGCGAAACCCAACTCAAGCGGGTGGAAGCCATGATCAACTCTATGACTAAAGCGGAACGCACCCAGCCTGAGCTACTTTCGGGCTCTCCCAGCCGTCGCCGCCGCATCGCCAAGGGATCTGGCTATCAAGACAAAGATGTCAGTAAATTGGTGAGCGATTTCCAGAAAATGCGCAGCATGATGCAGCAAATGGGGTCTGGGCAGATGGGTGTCCCTGGCATGGGCGGCGGCTTTCCTGGCATGGGTGGCGGTTTCCCTGGCATGGGTGGTGGCTTTCCCGGGATGGGCGGCGGTGGGCCCCAACCCGGGTTTCGGGGCTATCCTGGCATGGGTGGTGGCGGCAAGAAGAAAAAGAAAGGCAAGAAGAAGAAGGGATTCGGGCAGTTATAGATGTCTAGAGACTGACACATACATCATCATCAACCCAGAAAATCATGAGCCTTAAAGACCGCATTAGTGACGAAATCAAAGCCGCCATGAAAGCCAAAGATAAAGTGCGGCTAGAAACTGTTCGCAGCATCAAAAAAGTCATTATCGAGAAAGAAAGTCTCC is drawn from Leptolyngbya sp. SIO1E4 and contains these coding sequences:
- the ffh gene encoding signal recognition particle protein, translating into MFEALSDRLEGAWKKLRGQDKISEANIQEALREVRRALLEADVNLQVVKTFIADVQEKAQGAAVVAGVDPGQQFIKIVNDELVHIMGETNAPLAQVENAPTVVLMAGLQGTGKTTATAKLALHLRKEKRSTLLVATDVYRPAAIDQLVTLGKQIDVPVFEMGSDADPVEIARQGIAHAKAEGVDTVIVDTAGRLQIDPTMMAELANIKSAIQPHEVLLVVDAMTGQEAANLTQTFHEQIGITGAILTKMDGDARGGAALSVRQISGQPIKFIGVGEKVEALQPFYPERMASRILGMGDVLTLVEKAQEAVDIADAEKLQKKILEAKFDFNDFLKQMRLMKNMGSLGGIMKLIPGMAGKISDDQLQQGETQLKRVEAMINSMTKAERTQPELLSGSPSRRRRIAKGSGYQDKDVSKLVSDFQKMRSMMQQMGSGQMGVPGMGGGFPGMGGGFPGMGGGFPGMGGGGPQPGFRGYPGMGGGGKKKKKGKKKKGFGQL
- a CDS encoding DegT/DnrJ/EryC1/StrS family aminotransferase, with amino-acid sequence MIPRKRLDIAWADLLFGIKGCLQLESRRVIERRLERLWSQERASLACLSVRSGFDALLQVFDFEPETEILVSAITIHGMTRIIEAHGLVPVPIDLDCTQLAVRSESMAKAVTPRTKAILVAHLFGSHMPMEPILRVAQLHNLIVIEDCAQAYAGHQYRGHPQSDVTMFSFGPIKTSTALAGGILQFRDTLLRNAVCAYQNRWPIHSRLWFLVRICKYALLMALSYRATYRVFVGACSAFNMNHDRLIGNIVRGFPGNKFFTQIRQRPSSALLLLLERRLTRFDPGRIVARIDLAEQLIRLTSSIRRPGSRACDHTHWVFPILCDSPEQLMHSLWRQGFDATQGGSSLYVLDPPANCPELYPVAAKQIFQQLLYLPVHEGMSPQDIERLANALNKYDGTQRTSNRNRLLTSKST
- a CDS encoding GAF domain-containing protein; this translates as MSQGAWSNNWLGFRSTGLSWLGWVRSHWAGHRDTAMTYKQTDQVLETTEQAVGEISQHPSEPDVPAWWPVIERYSRLLVAVVNLRDHRIEWVSDRFRKLVGMTGTPPTLGDAVLHRLEPDDQQFVRERVRRHVLNAILTTRYNRTDLLSSRWLHEPLILSVKPLEEDRARFVEFSVSSDRIRLVSLAPAVESALDACWSGTPDAASVMQQINDPQAPLQTVLQLLNPQTYQASGTILLEGMDVTDREVAQRLVHLLLDRESILQPHRFRQANHLLKRLFRATDSLILTAEADTATVYLDLDSPDWAVHLLSVQSLQESPLFQAAYRGTVLNMQDLLHQCPENLEILLRERGVKSLLVLPLVVKSTRLKASSQLLGLLAVMSDQYDAFDTIDEHHARTLVPALTIAMRHTVNERLTNIHESVRWRFEEEAERRSLGLPPEPIVFNEVYPLYGISDIRGSSHERNRAIQKDLLTQFQLGLAVAEAVCTAVDTAFAHQFRADLLAHMEQLQQRVTVDAEVTLLRYLRENLEAHFDFFRTCGEPAEAAIAAYQAAQDPEQGCIYAARAVYDQTVQTINQSLRDTWHRWQRTLQTVTRHYCDIETTDGIDHMIYAGQAIDSTFTDFHLRSLRYEQLRAMCDCARTSFRLKAEHQTDMEITHLVLVQDSTVDITHDENTERLFDVRGTRDTRYEIVKKRIDKALDSKTQERITQPGCLTLVYSTNQEWQEYQEYLRYLQREGWIGIEVEQGSVEPLQGVTGLKFARVRVLEA